The genomic DNA TTTAAGAGCAGAACAAGTAACAGCTATTGTTTGTGCAAGATCTGGAGTTTTATTTAAATCTAAAATAATTTTTTTTGGAGTAAGAAAATTACATTTCTTGTGAAGTCTTATCTCATTTTTATGAAAAATGGTAGATACTCCGAAATATTTATCATAAATAGAAGAAACTTTCCTATCTCCTTGTAAACTGTCTTTTGTATAGTTTTTTAGGGATATATTGCTTTTTTTTACTATGGATGCCATTGAATAATAGTAAGAAGAAGAACTCCAATCTGATTCTACAGAAAAATATTTATTTCCTTTTTCTTTTCCTGGAAAAATGTGAATTATCTTTCCTTCCCAAGAAATGTTTATCCCTGCAAGGGATAACAATTTTAAGGTCATTTTTATATATGGAATGGAAGTTATTTTTTCTTTTAAATATAATTTAAGACCTTTCTGAAATTTACTGGATATTAACATTAAAGAACTAATATATTGACTGCTAACTTTTGCATTTATATCAATTTCACCTCCAATAATTTTTTTTCCAATAATTTTTATTGGAGGATATCCTATTTTTTCCAAGTAAAAAATTTTACCTCCTAATCTTTTTAAAGCTTCAACAAGTACATATATAGGTCTTTCTTTCATTCTATCTGATCCTGTTAAGACTACTTCTTTTCCTTCTTGTATAGAGAAATAAGAAGTTAAAAAACGCATAGCTGTTCCAGCATGATGAATATCCAATAGATTAGAGGTTTTTGTTAAATTCTCTTGTAATATTTTAGTATCTTCACTATTGGAAATATTATCAATATGAATATCTTTTTCATAAAGAGCTTTTAAAATTAAAAGACGATTAGATATACTTTTTGATCCTGTGATAGAAATAGAACCACAAAGGTTATCTTTTTTCTTATGAATTTTAATATAAGAAGACATATTTATTGTTTTAATTTTTCATTATTATGGTGTCTTATATGATCTCTTTTTTTCTTTTTTTCTAATTTATTATGGAAAGATTTTTCCAAATCAATCCCAGTTTGATTTGCTAAACAAAGTAAAATAAACAATACATCTGATAATTCTTCTCCAAGATTTTCTATACTAATATTTTTACAATTTTTTCTTTCAGATTGTTCTCCATATTTTCTAGCAATAATTTTTGAAACTTCTCCAACTTCTTCAGATAAAAGGATAGTATTTGTTAATATGTTGAAATAACGTATTCCATGATTAATAATCCAGTTATGTACTAATTTTTGCATATGATTTATTTCCAAAATTTTCTTTTTTCTTCTAATATTTTTTTGACATGATTTATGATAGAATCTCGATCTATTTTATATTTTTTTAATAACTCTGAAGGTTTCCCACTTTCTCCAAAAGTATCATTGACTGCTACTAAACTTTGACGAATAAAATTATTGTTCTTTGTAGTAAGAACTCTAGAAATACTTTCCCCCAATCCACCGAAATAATTATGTTCTTCAGCTGTTACAATACATTTTGTTTTATTAACAGAATTTAAAATAACTTTTTCATCTAAAGGTTTAATAGTATGAATATTAATAATCTCACAAGAGATATTTTCTTGTTCTTTCAATAATCTTGCAGCTTCTAAAGACTCCCAAACTAAATGTCCTGTACTAACAATGGTTACATCTTCTCCTTCTGTTAAAAGAATTCCTTTACCAATTTCAAATACTTGATTTGTATCCGTAAAATTAGCAACAGATGGTCTTCCAAAACGCAAATATACTGGTCCTACATATTTTGCTATAGCTAAAGTAGCTGCATAAGTTTGGTTATAATCACAAGTATTAATCACAGTCATTCCAGGTAACATTTTCATCATACCAATATCTTCTAAACATTGATGTGTCGCTCCATCTTCCCCCAAGGTTAATCCAGAATGAGATGCACATATTTTGACATTTTTATTGGAATAAGCAATAGACTGCCGTATTTGATCATATACGCGTGACGTAGAAAAATTAGCAAATGTTCCAGTGAAAGGAATGAAATTTCCAATACTAAGGCCTGCTGCTATATTCATCATATTTGCTTCCGCAATTCCAATTTGAAAAAATCTTTCTGGATTTTCTTTTGAAAATTGATTCATAAACAAAGAATTAGTTAGATCTGCACATAGAGCTACTACTTTCTTATTTATTTTTCCTAATAAAGTTAAAGCATCTCCAAAACCAGCTCTAGTTTCTTTCATCCCTTTATTTTTATATATCTTCATAGTTTTTATTTTTATAACATTATTGGAAAATCTCCTAAAGATTCATTATTTTGGGATAATGCTTCTTTTAATTCTTTTTGATTAGGAGATTTACCATGCCATAGATGATTTCCTATCATAAAGTCTACCCCATATCCCATTTGGGTATACAAAATAATTAAAACAGGTTTTCCTTTTTTTGTCTTCTTTTTTGCTTTTTTTAAAATATTAATAACTCTTTCAAGATTATTTCCTTCTATTTCTTCTAATACAATCCAATCAAAAGACTGGAATTTTTTCTTTATATTACCTAGTGGTAATACATCATCTGTTTTTCCATCTATTTGTTGTCTATTATAATCTATAGTAGCAATATAATTATCTATATTTTTTGCTCCTGCATATAATATAGCTTCCCATATCTGACCTTCATTTAATTCTCCATCACCATGTAAACTGTAAATAAGGCTATCATAATCTTTATTCAATTTTTTTGATAAAGCGGCTCCTATAGATACAGACATTCCTTGTCCTAAAGATCCGGAAGAAATACGTATACCAGGAAGATTTCCATGTGTAGAAGGATGTCCTTGTAAACGAGAATTTAATTTTCTAAAAGAAGATAATTCTTCTATTGGAAAAAAACCAGAACGAGCTAATATACTATAATAAACAGGAGATATATGTCCATTAGATAGAAAAAAAAGATCTTCTCCATTTCCATCCATTGTAAATTTATTTGGGTTGTAATTCATTATTCCTTGATATAGAGCAACAAAGTATTCTGTACATCCTAATGAACCACCAGGATGTCCAGAGTTTGCGTTATTTATCATACGTAAAATATCTCTTCTTACTTGAGAACATAAATCGTTTAAATATTTTCTAGATCCGTTCATATATTCATACATATTAATTTTTTTATTAATTTTTTCATATAGAAAAATCATTTAGGATTTCTTTTAACAAAAATAACAATTAATTATGAGTATTATAAATAGAAAAGCTAAATTCAATTATCGATATATAGAAGGATATATAGCTGGTATACAACTGTTTGGGACAGAAGTAAAATCCATAAAAAGAAATATGGTAAATATAACGGAAAGTTTCTGTCAAATAAAGAATGGAGAATTATATTCCATAAATATGGATATAGCTAAATATCAATTTGGAACTAATTTTAATCACGATAGAAAGAGAGAGAGAAAATTATTGCTAACTAAAAAAGAGTTAGTAAGAATAGAAAAAAAGTTAAAAATTCCAGGAATTACTATTATTCCTACTAAATTATTTGTTAACAATAAAGGTTATATAAAAGTTCAAATATTTCTGGTTAAAGGAAAAAAGAAATACGATAAACGTGAGTCTATTAAAAAAAGAGATTTTTTACGTGAGATGAAAAAAGAGAATATATGAAATTCTATAAAATTTCTGAATTTTTATATTATATTGTATTATAATAATATATAAAGAAATTATTATGAAAAACGTTAATTTTGTTATTTTATTCTTTTCATTATTTTCTTTCCCTTTTTCACTATTATTATCTCAATCGGAAACTAAAGATATTCTTTACAAATGGTCTATTCAATCAGGAGCATATGATGTTAATTTTCATCCAATCAATTTTCCTTTAAAAAATTTTCTTTATAAAAGAAATAATAACATAAGTAATCCTTTTTCTACCATAGAACTTATTTATAAGGTCAATAAAAACATGGGAGTCTTTTTCCATTCATCGTTAGGAAAAGTACAGGATCCAAAATGGAAAATAAAAAATGCTCTTTTTTTTAAATTTAATCCTGGAATAAATTTTTATCTATTTTCTATAGATTGGTTAGATCCTTATTTTAAATTAGGGACAGGCTATCATCATTTGGAATATAAAAAGAGAAAAAATATTTTAAGGATTGGAAGATCCAATTATTATCAATTAGCTAGAAAAGGTTTTCTTATGTTAGATGGTGGATTAGGAATGAATATTTGGATGATTCCTAATTTTGGTATTAATTTACAAAGTCTTTATAACCATGTATTTTCACGTCTATCAAAAGGATATTTAAATTATTGGGAACATAATTTAGGTTTAATATATCGTTTTGGAGAAGAAAAAAATGAAGATATCTCTCAATATAAAGAAGTAAAAGTAATAAAAATTGATGAAAAAAATTATTTTTTACCTTCAGAAAAAAAAGGAATAGAAAGAATAGAAAAAAAAGGAATAGAAAAAAAAGGAAAAACAGAAGATAAAATATATGATCCAAAAAAGGATTTAGATAAAGATGGAATCTTAGATAAAGATGATTTTTGTCCTAATGAATTTGGATTAAAATTATTCAAAGGATGTCCAGATACAGATTTTGATAACATTCCAGATTATAAAGATGTATGTCCAGATATATATGGAAAAAAAGAATACCACGGATGTCCAAATAGTGTTATTTTTCGTCCTATATTATTTGATAAAGGAAAGCATTCATTATCTCCTATTTCCTTGGAAATTTTAAATGAAATATATGAAATTATGATAAAAAAACTCCAAAATTATAATTTTGATATCAATGGATACACAGATTCTTATAGAAATGACTTATTTAATCAAATTTTATCTAAAAAAAGAGCTTATTCTGTATTTAAAGTTTTAGTTTCTAAAGGCGTTAATCCATCAAGATTGAATATGAAAGGAATAGTAACAAAAAAAGGTAGATCAGTAAAGATTACAATATGTAAATAAAGTCAATCTATTTTTTTTTGTATTAAAAAAAAAGACCATTATTTGGTCTTTTTTTTAACTTCTTTTTTTTCTGTTAAAAAAGAAATGTAAACACTTAATTGATAGAGTACTAACAAAGGAATTAAAACGATTATAGTGCTTAAAATATCTCCAGGAGTAATAGCAGAAGAAATAATCAGCATAATTAAGAAAGCATGTTTCCTATATTTTTTTAAAAAAGAATAAGAAATTAAATCAATTTTAGTAAGAAAATATATAAAAATTGGGAATAAAAAAGTAAATCCCATAGATAATGTAGAATGCAGAATCAAAGATATATAATCCGATAAATCAAATATATTTTTTGGAAAAAAACTAATTCTGAAATTAGATCCAAAATGAATTAAAAATGGACACAAAATAAAATAACCAAAAAGAATTCCTAATATAAATAGAAAAGTTCCCGTTAAAATAATTCCTCTAGAATACTTTTTTTCTTCATGGGAAAGAGCAGGAAGAATAAATTTCCAAAATTCATAAAAGATATAAGGAAAAGATATAATAAAACCTCCAATTAAACATGTCCATATATATGTATTAAATTGTCCAAATATCTGTCTATTCTGTACTTCTATATTTTTAGAAAGAAAAAAAATAGAATGAGTATTTAAATGGAAAAAATTTTCTATTTTAGAAAATAAACGGTAAGTAATAAAGTTATTTTTTGCCGGACCAAAAAGTACATGATCAAAAATAAAATCTTTTTTTTTCATTAAAAGAATAGCAGAAAATAATATAGATAAAACGCTACGAATAAAGTGTTTTCTTAATTCTTCTATATGGTCCAAAAAAGGCATTTCTTTCTTTTCTTTTTCCCTGTTTTTCATAATGAAAAAATCTAATTTTTTTTAAAAAATATTGTTTATTTTATAATCAACAAGTTCATTAATATTTTCATCAATGAAATTAACATGTGGAATAATAGGTTTTCCTAATATAGGAAAATCAACTCTTTTTAATATTATTTCGAATTCAGAAGTTTTATCAAAAAACTATCCTTTTTGTACTATAGAACCTAATTATGGAATGACAAATGTTATAGATAAAAGATTATTTGAATTAAATAATCTAATTCAAAGTATAAAAGTAGTTCCATCGAAAATAAAAATAGTAGACATTGCTGGGTTAATTAGAGGATCTCATAAGGGGGAAGGTTTGGGTAACAAATTTCTTTCTCACATTCGAGAGACAAATGTTATCATTCATATGATTCGTTCTTTTAAAGATATCAAAGTTGTTCATACAGAAGGATCAATTAATCCAATTAGGGATAAAGAAATAATTGATATGGAGTTACAATTGAAAGATTTAGAAACAATAGAAAAAAAACTAAGAAAAATTGAGAAGATAAATCATGATCAATCTTGTAGAAAGATATTACTAAATGTAGTTTCTTTTCTAAAAAAAGGAAAAAATATTAGAACATATCCATTTAAAGATAATGAAAAAAAATATATAAATAATTTGCAATTGCTAACAATGAAACCCGTTTTGTACGTGTGTAATTACGATAAAGAAGAATATTCAAATATAAAAGATTTAAAGAAAATAGTAAGTCAAGAAAAATCACCTTTAATCGTTTTATCTTTAAATAAAAAAAGAAAGGATTTAACATATGAGGTTTATAATATCATCCAAGAATCTTTTAATTTATTAACTTTACAAAGTTTCTTTACAATAGGAAAACAAGAAATACGTTCTTGGTCTATTCCTAAGGATTGGACCGTTTATCAAGCTTCATCTATTATTCATACAGATTTTAAAAAAGGTTTTGTCTGTGCAGAAGTTATTCATTACAAAGATTTTATTAAATATGGATCAGAAGAAAAAGTAAAAAAAGCGGGAAAAAAGTTTTTGGCTGGAAAAAACTATCTTGTCCAAGATGGGGATATTTTGAATTTTAGATTTAACAAATGAAAAATTCTTCTATAGAAGAATTTATTCTTTTTAATGTTTCGAAAATTAATTGAATGGTTAGTTCTACATCTTTCTTGTGAACCATTTCTACTGTAGTATGCATATACTTGAGAGGAATGGATATTAAACCAGAAGATATTCCTTTGTTTGAATATGCAAAAACATCTGCATCTGTTCCAGTATATCTAGATGCTACTAAACGTTGAAAAGGAAGATTTTTTATAATAGCTGTATTCATAATAAGTTCTCTAATATTCTTCTTTATAGAAGGACTATATGTAATAACAGGACCTAATCCACATTTAATATCCCCTTCTATTTTTTTATCTATCATTGGAGTGTTAGTATCATGTGTAACATCTGTTACAATAGCTATATGAGGTTTTATAGCGTAAGCTATCATCTTTGCTCCTTTTAAACCTACTTCTTCTTGAACTGAATTTACTACGTATAATCCAAATTTTAATTGTATTTTACTTTTTACAATCATTTTTAGTACTTCAGCTATAATAAAACCACCAATTTTATTATCTAAAGATCTACATACAAAATAGTTATCATTCATTATATGAAATTCATCAGGGTATGTGATATAACAACCTACATGAATTCCCATTTTTTCTACCTCTTCTTTATTAGAAGCTCCAATATCTACAAAAATATTATCTATGTTTGGATTTTTCTCTTCTGATAATTTTCTTGTATGAATAGCAGGCCAACCAAAAATGCCTTCTACAAATCCTTTTTCTGTATGAATCACTACTTTTTTTGATGGAGCTATTTGATGATCTGTTCCTCCATTTCTAGATACATATATTATTCCGTCTTTTGTTATATAATTGACAAACCAAGAAATTTCATCAGCATGAGCTTCAATAATTAACTTATAAGAAGAATTTTTAGGATTTAAAATACCGAAAGCTGATCCATACAAATCGGTTTCCACTCTTTCTACATAAGAATGTATGTATTTTTTCCATATTTCTTGTCCTTGACTTTCGTTTCCACTAGGAGAAAAACTGTTTAAATATTTTCTAAGGAAAATTATAGAATTTTCACTTATTGAATAATAATTTTTCTTTTCCATACTATAGATATTTTTATTTTATTTATATATAATAATTAAATATGGATAAATCCTTCAAATATAAATTGAACACGACCGGTTAAATATATATCTTTATATTGATTTTTTATTTTTTTCAATGACACCCATAATTCACCACCTAAAGTGTTAACTAGAGTTTTTCCATTTTCATGATAAAAAAATTTTTCAGTTTCATATATTGCTATTACTGAAGCTGTTACTCCTGTTCCACAGGATAAAGTTTCATTTTCTACGCCCCTTTCATAAGTTCGTACATTAATAATGTTTTTTCCTAATATTTCTACAAAATTTACATTCACACCTCCTCGATCAGAATATAAATTTTTACTAATTTCTCTTCCTTTTCGGAAAACATCTATTTTTTTTAAATTTTCTACAAATATAACATGATGTGGAGATCCAGTGTTTAAAAAAACATATTTACTACATATTTTTATTTTATCTCTGTTTACATTAATTAAATTTGTAGAAATTAATTTTTTATTCAGAATCATTCCACAATGATTTCCATCTATAGTTCCATAAAATACTTTATCTTTTTTTTTTGTTATTCCTAATTTATTTGAAAAAGCAATAGCACAACGTCCTCCATTTCCACACATCGTACTTTCTTTTCCATCAGAATTATAATATTTCATATAAAAATTATTATAACTTTTTGTGTCGTTTTTAATCAAAATAATACCATCAGCTCCAACTCCAAAACGTCTATGACATAATTTTTTAAAAAAAGAATGGTTAAATTCAGGAATTATTTTTTTTCTATTATCTATTAAGATAAAATCATTTCCCGTCCCTTCGTATTTAAAAAAATACAACTTCATAACATGCAACTAAAAATAAATATCAGGAACCGGTTACAAGGTAACTTTTTTTTTGAAAAAATTATACTTTTTGCTATATATTGCCATATATTTGTTTTATTTATTTAGTATTAAATAGTTGAATAATAAACATGAAAAAAATTATTTTTTATATTCTTGCCAGTAGTCTGATGAGTTCCGTTGTGACTATAGCTGCATACAAAAAATATGTTAAAGAAGAAGGTCTTTTTTATCCTCCATATTTTAATCCTTTATCAGAAAAAGCAAAATTAAATTCTTCATTGGTTAGTTCTGCAGGTTTACCTGATTTTACCAAGGTTGTAGAAAAAACTGTTCATGCAGTAGTTAATGTGAAAAATTACTCTAAAAATAGTAATAATCAATTACCTTTTGATCCATTTGACTTTTTTTTTGGTTTTCCTGATGATTTTGGAGAAAGGGGTGGAAATAGTGGACGAAATTATCAAAAAAAAGATGATCTTCCTGGATATCATGGTTCTGGTGTGATAGTATCTCCTGATGGATATATTGTAACCAATCATCATGTTATAAAAGATGCAGATAAAATAGAAATAACACTAAATGATCAAAGATCTTATAGAGCTAGACTAATTGGAACAGATAAAAGTACAGATATAGCCCTATTGAAAATTAATGAAAAAAATTTACCATTTATTTATTTTTCTGATTCTAATAAGGTTAAAGTAGGAGAATGGGTTTTAGCTATAGGTAACCCTTTTGATCTAAATTCTACTGTTACGGCAGGAATTATAAGCGCAAAAAATAGAAGTTTAGGACTTTTGAGAGGAGAAACACAATCCGCTATAGAATCTTTTTTTCAAACAGATGCAGCTGTAAATCCTGGAAATAGTGGAGGGGCTTTAGTGAACACTAATGGAGAATTAATTGGAATTAATACAGCAATATCCTCTAATTCAGGAAATTTCATAGGATATAGTTT from Blattabacterium cuenoti includes the following:
- a CDS encoding transketolase produces the protein MNGSRKYLNDLCSQVRRDILRMINNANSGHPGGSLGCTEYFVALYQGIMNYNPNKFTMDGNGEDLFFLSNGHISPVYYSILARSGFFPIEELSSFRKLNSRLQGHPSTHGNLPGIRISSGSLGQGMSVSIGAALSKKLNKDYDSLIYSLHGDGELNEGQIWEAILYAGAKNIDNYIATIDYNRQQIDGKTDDVLPLGNIKKKFQSFDWIVLEEIEGNNLERVINILKKAKKKTKKGKPVLIILYTQMGYGVDFMIGNHLWHGKSPNQKELKEALSQNNESLGDFPIML
- the dapF gene encoding diaminopimelate epimerase, with amino-acid sequence MKLYFFKYEGTGNDFILIDNRKKIIPEFNHSFFKKLCHRRFGVGADGIILIKNDTKSYNNFYMKYYNSDGKESTMCGNGGRCAIAFSNKLGITKKKDKVFYGTIDGNHCGMILNKKLISTNLINVNRDKIKICSKYVFLNTGSPHHVIFVENLKKIDVFRKGREISKNLYSDRGGVNVNFVEILGKNIINVRTYERGVENETLSCGTGVTASVIAIYETEKFFYHENGKTLVNTLGGELWVSLKKIKNQYKDIYLTGRVQFIFEGFIHI
- a CDS encoding OmpA family protein; translated protein: MKNVNFVILFFSLFSFPFSLLLSQSETKDILYKWSIQSGAYDVNFHPINFPLKNFLYKRNNNISNPFSTIELIYKVNKNMGVFFHSSLGKVQDPKWKIKNALFFKFNPGINFYLFSIDWLDPYFKLGTGYHHLEYKKRKNILRIGRSNYYQLARKGFLMLDGGLGMNIWMIPNFGINLQSLYNHVFSRLSKGYLNYWEHNLGLIYRFGEEKNEDISQYKEVKVIKIDEKNYFLPSEKKGIERIEKKGIEKKGKTEDKIYDPKKDLDKDGILDKDDFCPNEFGLKLFKGCPDTDFDNIPDYKDVCPDIYGKKEYHGCPNSVIFRPILFDKGKHSLSPISLEILNEIYEIMIKKLQNYNFDINGYTDSYRNDLFNQILSKKRAYSVFKVLVSKGVNPSRLNMKGIVTKKGRSVKITICK
- a CDS encoding 3-phosphoshikimate 1-carboxyvinyltransferase; protein product: MSSYIKIHKKKDNLCGSISITGSKSISNRLLILKALYEKDIHIDNISNSEDTKILQENLTKTSNLLDIHHAGTAMRFLTSYFSIQEGKEVVLTGSDRMKERPIYVLVEALKRLGGKIFYLEKIGYPPIKIIGKKIIGGEIDINAKVSSQYISSLMLISSKFQKGLKLYLKEKITSIPYIKMTLKLLSLAGINISWEGKIIHIFPGKEKGNKYFSVESDWSSSSYYYSMASIVKKSNISLKNYTKDSLQGDRKVSSIYDKYFGVSTIFHKNEIRLHKKCNFLTPKKIILDLNKTPDLAQTIAVTCSALKIKCHLKGLETLKIKETDRLYALKNELLKFGVKVIITNSCLKIHDFFLPDSRQNIKIKTYQDHRMAMSFTPFCFFSSIKIEDPKVVEKSYPNFWTDLQNLNFSINFCDY
- a CDS encoding trypsin-like peptidase domain-containing protein, with translation MKKIIFYILASSLMSSVVTIAAYKKYVKEEGLFYPPYFNPLSEKAKLNSSLVSSAGLPDFTKVVEKTVHAVVNVKNYSKNSNNQLPFDPFDFFFGFPDDFGERGGNSGRNYQKKDDLPGYHGSGVIVSPDGYIVTNHHVIKDADKIEITLNDQRSYRARLIGTDKSTDIALLKINEKNLPFIYFSDSNKVKVGEWVLAIGNPFDLNSTVTAGIISAKNRSLGLLRGETQSAIESFFQTDAAVNPGNSGGALVNTNGELIGINTAISSNSGNFIGYSFAAPSNLVGKVIRDIRKYGAVQRAYLGVRGMDLSKTEYLKAYNNETHQNIKTQQGFLIGEVFEKSGAYDSGIKKGDIIKSIDGKKIQNIADLSFIIGTKHPGDQVKIDIFRKKEMKVFYVILKDIKGRTKIRNKEEIIPLEFLGAKFEVLGKEDRKDFGIDYGIKIIEIQVGRLSDIGMEEGDIILSINGVKIRKPNDVNRILKNYSGDVTIKSIKQNGQVYIAGFEMN
- a CDS encoding transketolase family protein, which gives rise to MKIYKNKGMKETRAGFGDALTLLGKINKKVVALCADLTNSLFMNQFSKENPERFFQIGIAEANMMNIAAGLSIGNFIPFTGTFANFSTSRVYDQIRQSIAYSNKNVKICASHSGLTLGEDGATHQCLEDIGMMKMLPGMTVINTCDYNQTYAATLAIAKYVGPVYLRFGRPSVANFTDTNQVFEIGKGILLTEGEDVTIVSTGHLVWESLEAARLLKEQENISCEIINIHTIKPLDEKVILNSVNKTKCIVTAEEHNYFGGLGESISRVLTTKNNNFIRQSLVAVNDTFGESGKPSELLKKYKIDRDSIINHVKKILEEKRKFWK
- the tatC gene encoding twin-arginine translocase subunit TatC, which codes for MKNREKEKKEMPFLDHIEELRKHFIRSVLSILFSAILLMKKKDFIFDHVLFGPAKNNFITYRLFSKIENFFHLNTHSIFFLSKNIEVQNRQIFGQFNTYIWTCLIGGFIISFPYIFYEFWKFILPALSHEEKKYSRGIILTGTFLFILGILFGYFILCPFLIHFGSNFRISFFPKNIFDLSDYISLILHSTLSMGFTFLFPIFIYFLTKIDLISYSFLKKYRKHAFLIMLIISSAITPGDILSTIIVLIPLLVLYQLSVYISFLTEKKEVKKKTK
- a CDS encoding M42 family metallopeptidase, which translates into the protein MEKKNYYSISENSIIFLRKYLNSFSPSGNESQGQEIWKKYIHSYVERVETDLYGSAFGILNPKNSSYKLIIEAHADEISWFVNYITKDGIIYVSRNGGTDHQIAPSKKVVIHTEKGFVEGIFGWPAIHTRKLSEEKNPNIDNIFVDIGASNKEEVEKMGIHVGCYITYPDEFHIMNDNYFVCRSLDNKIGGFIIAEVLKMIVKSKIQLKFGLYVVNSVQEEVGLKGAKMIAYAIKPHIAIVTDVTHDTNTPMIDKKIEGDIKCGLGPVITYSPSIKKNIRELIMNTAIIKNLPFQRLVASRYTGTDADVFAYSNKGISSGLISIPLKYMHTTVEMVHKKDVELTIQLIFETLKRINSSIEEFFIC
- a CDS encoding nucleotide pyrophosphohydrolase — protein: MEINHMQKLVHNWIINHGIRYFNILTNTILLSEEVGEVSKIIARKYGEQSERKNCKNISIENLGEELSDVLFILLCLANQTGIDLEKSFHNKLEKKKKRDHIRHHNNEKLKQ
- the smpB gene encoding SsrA-binding protein, with translation MSIINRKAKFNYRYIEGYIAGIQLFGTEVKSIKRNMVNITESFCQIKNGELYSINMDIAKYQFGTNFNHDRKRERKLLLTKKELVRIEKKLKIPGITIIPTKLFVNNKGYIKVQIFLVKGKKKYDKRESIKKRDFLREMKKENI
- a CDS encoding redox-regulated ATPase YchF, translating into MKLTCGIIGFPNIGKSTLFNIISNSEVLSKNYPFCTIEPNYGMTNVIDKRLFELNNLIQSIKVVPSKIKIVDIAGLIRGSHKGEGLGNKFLSHIRETNVIIHMIRSFKDIKVVHTEGSINPIRDKEIIDMELQLKDLETIEKKLRKIEKINHDQSCRKILLNVVSFLKKGKNIRTYPFKDNEKKYINNLQLLTMKPVLYVCNYDKEEYSNIKDLKKIVSQEKSPLIVLSLNKKRKDLTYEVYNIIQESFNLLTLQSFFTIGKQEIRSWSIPKDWTVYQASSIIHTDFKKGFVCAEVIHYKDFIKYGSEEKVKKAGKKFLAGKNYLVQDGDILNFRFNK